One genomic region from Vibrio cyclitrophicus encodes:
- the bcp gene encoding thioredoxin-dependent thiol peroxidase, with the protein MNTLTAGVPAPAFSLPDQDGNIVSLGDFKGKKVLFYFYPKAMTPGCIVQAEGLRDIKAQLDDLNVVVLGVSVDPVKRLPNFVEKKSLNFTLLSDEDHSVAEQFGVWGEKKFMGKVYDGLHRISFLIDEEGQIEHVFNKFKTKTHHEVVLDYFNQEA; encoded by the coding sequence ATGAATACGCTAACGGCTGGTGTTCCAGCACCTGCTTTTTCTCTTCCAGATCAAGATGGCAATATCGTATCTCTTGGTGACTTCAAAGGTAAAAAAGTCCTTTTCTACTTTTACCCAAAAGCAATGACCCCTGGTTGTATTGTGCAAGCTGAAGGCCTGCGTGATATCAAAGCACAGCTTGATGACCTAAATGTGGTTGTTTTAGGTGTGAGTGTTGATCCAGTCAAACGCCTACCAAACTTCGTTGAGAAGAAATCTCTGAACTTCACTCTGTTATCAGATGAAGATCACAGCGTTGCTGAGCAGTTCGGGGTTTGGGGCGAGAAGAAATTTATGGGCAAGGTTTATGATGGCCTACATCGTATTAGCTTCCTCATTGATGAAGAAGGTCAGATTGAACACGTCTTTAATAAGTTCAAAACTAAAACTCACCACGAAGTGGTTTTAGATTACTTCAATCAAGAAGCTTAA
- a CDS encoding glycine cleavage system protein R — MTQHLVITAVGTDRPGVCNQVVHLVTQSGCNIIDSRIALFGEEFTLIMLLSGKANNITRVETTLPLLGQEHDLITIMKRTSPHDVIENSYTLEVFVESDDKLGLTEQFTQFFADRDIGLDSLSAQTINKSKIQLDNDQFHISITASVQSECNLMQLQEEFNSLCQSLSVQGSLNFIKNSF; from the coding sequence ATGACTCAACATCTAGTAATCACAGCTGTGGGCACTGATCGCCCAGGTGTATGCAACCAAGTGGTTCATTTGGTCACCCAATCAGGCTGTAACATTATTGATAGCCGTATCGCCCTATTTGGTGAAGAGTTTACGCTTATCATGCTACTGTCTGGAAAGGCAAACAATATTACCCGGGTTGAAACCACCCTGCCTTTGCTTGGCCAAGAGCACGACTTGATTACGATTATGAAGCGAACCTCGCCTCATGATGTGATTGAGAACTCCTACACGTTAGAAGTTTTCGTTGAGTCAGATGACAAACTCGGACTGACCGAGCAGTTCACTCAGTTCTTCGCAGACCGTGATATCGGCCTCGACTCGCTTAGCGCACAAACCATCAACAAATCCAAGATTCAGCTCGATAACGACCAATTCCATATCTCTATTACCGCTTCTGTGCAATCAGAATGTAATTTGATGCAGCTACAAGAAGAATTCAATTCGCTGTGTCAGAGCCTATCAGTTCAAGGCTCGCTCAACTTTATCAAAAACAGTTTTTAA
- the dapA gene encoding 4-hydroxy-tetrahydrodipicolinate synthase — translation MFSGSIVALVTPFNTDGEVDFDSLKKLVEHHIAAGSDGLVAVGTTGESSTLTIEEHVKVVNKIVEFADGRIPVIAGTGANATHESVLFSRLLNGSGIAGCLSVTPYYNKPTQEGLYQHYKAIAEVSDVPQILYNVPGRTAVDLLPETVARLSEIENIVALKDATGDLDRIAIHRELCGEDFILLSGDDLTGLEFVKRGGDGVISVTNNVAAADMATMFKLAKEGKFEEAEAINERLMPLHKNLFVESNPIPVKWAVHKMGLIAEGGLRLPLTELSEPAQPVVAQAMTEACIY, via the coding sequence ATGTTTTCAGGAAGTATAGTTGCGCTAGTTACGCCATTTAACACAGATGGTGAAGTGGATTTCGACAGCCTTAAAAAGCTAGTTGAGCACCATATTGCTGCAGGTAGTGATGGTCTGGTTGCGGTTGGCACAACTGGTGAGTCTTCAACACTCACTATTGAAGAGCATGTCAAAGTCGTCAATAAGATCGTTGAATTTGCAGATGGTCGTATTCCTGTTATTGCAGGAACAGGCGCAAACGCAACTCACGAGTCAGTGTTATTCAGCCGTTTATTAAATGGTTCTGGTATTGCTGGTTGCCTGAGCGTAACGCCTTACTACAACAAGCCGACTCAAGAAGGTTTGTATCAACACTACAAAGCGATTGCTGAAGTAAGCGACGTTCCACAGATTCTATATAATGTACCGGGTCGTACTGCTGTAGACTTGTTACCAGAAACCGTTGCTCGTCTTTCTGAGATCGAAAATATCGTTGCACTGAAAGATGCGACGGGTGATCTCGACAGAATTGCAATTCACCGTGAACTTTGTGGCGAAGATTTTATCTTACTAAGTGGTGATGACTTAACTGGCTTAGAATTTGTTAAGCGTGGCGGCGATGGCGTGATCTCTGTAACCAATAATGTTGCAGCCGCTGATATGGCAACCATGTTCAAGCTAGCGAAAGAAGGTAAGTTTGAAGAAGCAGAAGCGATCAATGAGCGTTTGATGCCTCTACATAAGAACCTGTTCGTTGAGTCTAACCCTATTCCCGTAAAATGGGCGGTTCACAAAATGGGTCTGATTGCTGAAGGTGGCTTACGTCTACCGCTGACTGAACTGTCAGAGCCAGCTCAACCTGTTGTTGCTCAAGCAATGACTGAAGCGTGCATTTACTAA
- the bamC gene encoding outer membrane protein assembly factor BamC → MKYSHQLVIGSLAVFVLTACSGSPTQRRQAKDDFEYLETPEFSQWQLPEDAQPQFYPNFDIPSGEFSGGTGRKVDIRPPQQVLELIPGARAERQNGEVTLWLLRAEEADRVWQTAVDMLAQRGIGIREQSENEIETDWVTWVSEDEDVEIGSRYSIARFQTNNRHGFKINLIDWREGIEEKPVTATNKERYNAFLTNLVMAKYDENLRAEAALKAQELVKRIPISMGADRSGFPVIIARTPYNVFWQRLPTLLPTMGFELEERNQSQGTVKAKYAAPDDEFWEEIGLQPIDLAPGTYNFLFGDLGNRTSINVTDASGKPVEEELLKSMVPVLAHIADQTKDDKEAKAE, encoded by the coding sequence ATGAAGTATTCTCACCAGCTAGTGATTGGGTCACTGGCTGTTTTCGTTCTTACAGCATGTTCTGGCAGCCCGACTCAACGTCGCCAAGCCAAAGATGATTTCGAATACTTAGAAACACCTGAGTTTTCACAGTGGCAATTGCCTGAAGATGCTCAACCTCAATTTTACCCAAACTTTGACATCCCAAGCGGTGAGTTTAGTGGTGGTACCGGTCGTAAAGTGGATATTCGTCCACCACAGCAGGTTCTTGAGCTGATCCCGGGCGCTCGTGCCGAGCGTCAAAACGGTGAAGTGACGCTATGGCTTCTTCGTGCTGAAGAAGCAGACCGAGTGTGGCAAACAGCAGTAGATATGCTGGCTCAACGTGGTATTGGTATTCGTGAACAATCAGAGAATGAGATTGAGACCGATTGGGTAACTTGGGTTTCTGAAGATGAAGATGTAGAGATTGGCAGTCGCTACTCTATCGCTCGTTTCCAAACAAATAACCGCCATGGCTTCAAGATCAACCTAATTGATTGGCGTGAAGGTATTGAAGAGAAACCAGTAACCGCAACCAATAAAGAGCGTTATAACGCGTTTTTAACCAACTTAGTCATGGCTAAGTACGATGAAAACCTTCGTGCTGAAGCTGCGCTGAAAGCGCAAGAGTTGGTGAAGCGTATTCCAATTTCAATGGGTGCTGACCGCAGCGGTTTCCCTGTGATCATTGCTCGTACACCATACAACGTATTCTGGCAGCGTCTGCCTACCTTGTTACCGACGATGGGCTTTGAGCTTGAAGAACGTAATCAATCTCAGGGTACGGTAAAGGCGAAGTACGCTGCACCAGATGATGAATTCTGGGAAGAAATTGGCCTACAGCCTATCGATTTGGCGCCAGGTACATACAACTTCCTATTTGGTGACCTTGGCAACCGTACGTCGATCAACGTGACGGATGCGTCAGGTAAACCAGTAGAAGAAGAGCTGCTTAAGTCAATGGTTCCGGTACTCGCGCATATTGCTGACCAAACCAAAGATGACAAAGAAGCGAAAGCTGAGTAA
- a CDS encoding DUF2897 family protein, which yields MLEWLTNPWVIIIIVVSVVVGNIAALKQTANMDLTGRNKTEKDLDKLNQLDKLNQEKTQKDESTDNKNA from the coding sequence ATGTTGGAGTGGCTTACAAACCCTTGGGTTATCATCATCATCGTGGTTAGCGTTGTGGTAGGTAATATTGCTGCGCTCAAACAGACCGCCAATATGGATCTGACAGGTCGTAACAAAACAGAGAAAGACTTAGATAAGCTCAATCAATTAGATAAGCTTAACCAAGAGAAAACTCAAAAAGATGAGTCAACCGACAACAAAAACGCTTAA
- a CDS encoding M15 family metallopeptidase, whose translation MTPEQLTGQSDSHLEPNLIGTKTFLVHSDVKDDLNNLIEAAQLAGFKMEIASGFRDYERQSLIWNRKFSGQAPILDSESQPLDASTLSEQQKLSAILRWSALPGASRHHWGCDFDVFARNHLPEDIQLQLEPWEYLTGHQQVFYQWLSVHASQFGFFFPYNQDLGGVAIEPWHISHRKVSDSCLSQLSPTLLGKQLQSKPILGYEIIMEQLDAIYARFVANINH comes from the coding sequence ATGACACCAGAGCAGCTTACCGGACAATCAGATTCTCATCTGGAACCTAACCTGATTGGCACCAAGACATTCTTGGTTCACAGTGATGTCAAAGATGATCTGAACAATTTGATTGAAGCTGCTCAACTTGCTGGTTTTAAAATGGAGATTGCCAGTGGCTTTCGCGACTATGAAAGGCAATCTCTGATTTGGAATCGTAAGTTTTCTGGTCAAGCGCCGATATTAGACTCAGAAAGCCAACCACTTGATGCTTCAACACTCAGTGAACAACAAAAGTTGTCGGCGATCCTAAGATGGTCTGCGCTTCCCGGAGCGAGTCGTCACCATTGGGGTTGTGATTTCGATGTCTTTGCTCGTAATCACTTACCTGAAGATATACAGCTGCAATTAGAGCCATGGGAATACCTTACTGGCCACCAGCAAGTGTTTTATCAATGGTTATCTGTTCATGCATCTCAGTTTGGATTCTTCTTTCCGTACAACCAAGACCTTGGCGGTGTGGCGATTGAACCGTGGCATATTAGCCACCGTAAGGTATCAGACTCGTGCTTATCACAGTTATCACCTACTTTACTTGGCAAGCAACTCCAATCTAAGCCAATATTAGGGTATGAGATTATTATGGAGCAGCTAGACGCAATCTATGCACGCTTCGTAGCAAATATCAATCATTAG
- the dapE gene encoding succinyl-diaminopimelate desuccinylase, translating to MTDSPTLALAKDLISRQSVTPEDAGCQDLMIERLKALGFEIEVMVFEDTTNFWARRGTEAPLFAFAGHTDVVPAGPIEQWNTKPFEPTIVDGFLHGRGAADMKGSLASMIVAVEQFIAKHPDHTGSIGFLITSDEEGPFINGTVRVVETLMARGENIDMCIVGEPSSTEYVGDVVKNGRRGSITGDLTIKGTQGHVAYPHLANNPVHSSLLAINELATTEWDKGNDYFPPTSFQIPNVSAGTGASNVIPGEFNVQFNLRFSTELNNDIIVERITSILDKYDFEYDLKWTFNGDPFLTDAGSLLDAIVDAVGYVNDVKPALLTTGGTSDGRFIARMKGQVVELGPVNATIHKVNECVKVADLEKLTDMYERTLVNLFAK from the coding sequence ATGACAGATAGCCCAACTTTGGCTCTGGCAAAAGATCTCATTAGCCGCCAATCAGTAACGCCTGAAGACGCAGGTTGCCAAGACTTAATGATTGAACGCTTAAAAGCGCTCGGCTTTGAAATCGAAGTGATGGTATTTGAAGATACCACTAACTTTTGGGCTCGCCGTGGCACAGAAGCACCTCTGTTTGCTTTTGCTGGTCACACAGACGTTGTGCCAGCAGGTCCAATTGAACAATGGAACACCAAGCCATTTGAGCCGACTATAGTCGACGGTTTCCTTCACGGCCGTGGCGCAGCAGACATGAAAGGTTCCCTGGCTTCAATGATCGTTGCCGTAGAGCAATTCATAGCTAAGCACCCTGATCACACAGGCTCAATCGGCTTCCTTATCACATCAGATGAAGAAGGCCCTTTCATCAACGGTACGGTACGAGTTGTTGAAACGCTGATGGCGCGTGGTGAGAACATCGACATGTGTATTGTGGGTGAACCATCGAGCACCGAATACGTGGGTGATGTCGTAAAGAACGGCCGTCGCGGTTCTATCACTGGCGATCTAACGATTAAAGGTACACAAGGCCATGTTGCCTACCCTCACCTAGCGAACAACCCCGTACACAGTTCTCTGCTTGCAATCAATGAGTTGGCAACGACTGAGTGGGACAAAGGTAATGATTACTTCCCACCAACTAGCTTCCAAATTCCGAACGTAAGCGCGGGTACGGGCGCATCAAACGTCATTCCTGGCGAGTTTAACGTTCAATTTAACCTGCGTTTTAGTACAGAATTAAACAACGACATCATCGTTGAACGCATCACATCAATACTCGATAAATACGATTTCGAATACGACCTAAAGTGGACATTCAATGGCGACCCGTTCTTAACAGACGCTGGCTCGTTGCTTGATGCTATCGTGGATGCAGTTGGTTACGTGAACGACGTGAAACCCGCGCTATTGACTACCGGTGGTACATCTGACGGACGCTTTATTGCGCGCATGAAAGGGCAAGTGGTAGAACTAGGTCCGGTTAATGCAACCATTCACAAGGTTAACGAATGCGTGAAAGTGGCTGATTTAGAGAAGCTCACTGATATGTACGAAAGAACATTAGTGAATCTTTTCGCCAAATAG
- a CDS encoding ArsC family reductase, with the protein MTITMFGIPNCDTIKKAKKWLEAEGIEFEFHDYRKQGITEELVTSFCSELGWELVLNKRGTTYRQLSQEQKETLTEDKAVSLLVEQPAMIKRPILKVDGKLHIGFKADQYAAIFA; encoded by the coding sequence ATGACTATCACTATGTTTGGTATCCCAAATTGCGACACCATTAAAAAAGCAAAGAAATGGCTCGAAGCTGAAGGTATCGAGTTCGAATTTCACGATTATCGCAAGCAAGGCATCACAGAAGAGCTAGTAACAAGCTTCTGCTCAGAGCTTGGTTGGGAACTTGTGCTGAACAAACGTGGTACGACTTATCGCCAACTTTCACAAGAACAGAAAGAGACGTTAACGGAAGACAAAGCCGTGTCTCTGCTTGTTGAGCAACCGGCAATGATTAAGCGCCCAATCCTAAAAGTGGACGGTAAGCTTCACATCGGATTTAAAGCTGACCAATACGCCGCTATTTTTGCTTAG
- a CDS encoding winged helix-turn-helix domain-containing protein, with translation MELSPVFARRLYLALLVESLDRPNVPKLIEKTGWPRRTIQDVLKALPGIGIELMFVQDGRRHNDGYYQLSDWGPFDSQWVLERKGDIATSLGFSA, from the coding sequence ATGGAGTTGAGTCCTGTTTTTGCAAGGCGGCTATATTTAGCATTGTTAGTGGAAAGCCTTGATAGGCCAAATGTGCCTAAACTCATCGAAAAAACGGGTTGGCCTCGTCGTACGATTCAAGATGTACTCAAGGCGCTACCGGGGATCGGTATCGAACTTATGTTTGTTCAAGATGGGCGACGTCATAATGATGGTTATTACCAGTTATCCGACTGGGGGCCGTTTGATAGTCAGTGGGTTCTAGAACGTAAAGGCGATATAGCGACAAGCCTTGGATTTAGTGCATAA
- a CDS encoding DUF4156 domain-containing protein, whose product MKKEWVALAMSGTLLGCTTPTSSPHNEADKVQMDFHGLINIEQCEYKGEVTGSEGHWYSYLFFLNDTLIQGAMNELKSNTIELGADTVIFTLPQDFSTSVTMLGTAYLCE is encoded by the coding sequence ATGAAAAAGGAATGGGTTGCTTTGGCTATGAGTGGAACCCTTTTGGGATGCACGACACCGACTTCATCTCCTCACAATGAAGCGGACAAAGTACAAATGGATTTCCACGGCCTTATCAATATTGAGCAGTGCGAGTATAAAGGGGAGGTCACGGGTAGCGAAGGCCACTGGTATAGTTACCTCTTTTTCCTGAACGACACCTTGATTCAGGGCGCCATGAATGAACTCAAATCGAATACGATTGAGCTAGGCGCAGATACAGTGATATTTACACTTCCCCAAGACTTTAGCACTTCTGTCACGATGCTTGGCACAGCCTATCTGTGTGAGTAA
- a CDS encoding DUF2956 domain-containing protein yields the protein MKKKTNTPSVESQQEAMKIAKATQKPAQTKEQTKLIAQGIEKGIALYKKQQKERSRQADKAKKRIQKEKQTQQANLDEENSVDTSVETTSNHASKLPWLLLIISWIGFAIYLMK from the coding sequence ATGAAAAAGAAAACTAATACGCCGTCTGTTGAATCTCAACAAGAAGCTATGAAGATAGCCAAAGCAACTCAAAAGCCAGCTCAAACCAAAGAACAAACCAAACTGATCGCTCAAGGTATCGAAAAAGGCATCGCACTCTATAAAAAACAACAAAAAGAGCGCAGTCGCCAAGCAGATAAAGCCAAGAAACGCATACAGAAAGAAAAGCAGACTCAACAAGCTAATCTAGATGAAGAGAACAGTGTAGATACCAGTGTTGAAACAACATCAAACCACGCCAGTAAATTGCCGTGGCTACTATTAATCATAAGCTGGATAGGCTTCGCGATTTATTTGATGAAATAA
- a CDS encoding DUF2919 domain-containing protein, with amino-acid sequence MRYSIEQYDKNGFLKAPILLWLGWLFLAKALVVFIVAGASRESGTDILEIIYPDHHMFYIGIALSIPSLLIMWLFGLRSPDRKRLNKVVSWGRWVTMIAILAQGAHTLYLIYLDNGWFRWSNGVTLLLLLWLALYLTNSHTAKDCFKAVEHED; translated from the coding sequence GTGCGGTACTCCATAGAACAATACGATAAGAACGGTTTTTTGAAAGCCCCAATCTTATTATGGTTGGGTTGGTTATTTCTGGCGAAAGCTTTGGTTGTTTTCATCGTTGCTGGCGCTAGCAGAGAGTCGGGAACTGATATCCTCGAAATTATTTATCCAGATCACCACATGTTCTACATTGGGATCGCATTGAGCATTCCTAGTTTACTTATTATGTGGTTGTTTGGGTTGAGATCACCAGATAGAAAACGCTTGAACAAAGTGGTGTCATGGGGGCGTTGGGTAACCATGATCGCTATTTTGGCACAGGGAGCACATACCCTTTATTTAATCTATTTGGACAACGGATGGTTTCGTTGGTCGAATGGGGTAACTTTATTGTTACTCCTGTGGTTAGCACTTTATCTAACCAATAGTCATACCGCTAAAGATTGCTTTAAAGCGGTCGAGCACGAAGACTGA
- a CDS encoding Dyp-type peroxidase, protein MLNISNEQSQIQSAILPEAGPFALYVQLKVNANAANVLAELQKLPNLIAELNQTQPDAYLTASVAFSKAFWDKFEQAAPSDLIDFPELGEGDITAPSTLSDVLIHCHSNRHDLHFFILRKLLSEVAADVEVVDETYGYRFLDSRDMTDFVDGTENPKDAQRAEVAIVPEGEFAGGSYVMVQRFVHNLPAWNRLNVSAQEKVIGRTKPDSIELDDVPAASHVGRVDIKEEGKGLKIVRHSLPYGTATGDHGLLFIAYCNVRHNFDAMLESMYGATDGKTDQLLRFTKAVTGAYYFAPSTDMLSALTIK, encoded by the coding sequence ATGCTTAACATCTCAAATGAGCAGTCTCAAATTCAAAGTGCTATCTTGCCAGAAGCTGGGCCTTTCGCTCTTTACGTTCAATTAAAAGTGAATGCTAACGCTGCTAATGTATTAGCGGAACTTCAAAAGCTTCCGAATCTAATCGCCGAGCTTAATCAAACTCAACCAGATGCGTACTTAACTGCATCGGTTGCGTTCTCAAAGGCTTTTTGGGATAAGTTCGAGCAAGCTGCGCCTTCTGACTTAATTGATTTTCCTGAGCTTGGTGAGGGTGATATCACTGCACCGAGCACATTGTCTGATGTTCTGATTCACTGTCATTCAAATCGACATGATCTGCACTTCTTTATCCTACGCAAATTACTATCTGAAGTCGCTGCGGACGTTGAAGTCGTTGATGAAACCTACGGTTACCGCTTCCTCGATTCTCGTGATATGACTGATTTTGTTGATGGTACTGAAAACCCGAAAGACGCACAGCGCGCTGAAGTAGCGATTGTTCCTGAAGGTGAATTTGCTGGTGGTAGTTATGTGATGGTGCAGCGTTTTGTACACAACCTGCCAGCTTGGAATAGATTGAATGTGTCGGCACAAGAGAAAGTGATTGGTCGAACTAAGCCTGATTCAATTGAACTTGATGATGTTCCTGCTGCGTCTCACGTAGGCCGTGTTGATATCAAAGAAGAAGGTAAAGGCCTTAAGATTGTTCGCCATAGCCTACCTTACGGAACCGCTACGGGCGATCATGGTTTACTGTTCATTGCTTACTGTAATGTTCGTCATAACTTTGATGCGATGTTAGAGAGTATGTACGGCGCGACAGATGGTAAAACAGACCAACTGCTTCGTTTCACTAAAGCAGTGACAGGCGCTTACTACTTTGCGCCTTCGACTGATATGTTGAGTGCATTAACGATTAAGTAA
- a CDS encoding flagellin, whose product MAITVNTNVSALVAQRNLSNANNMLNQSLERLASGSRINSAKDDAAGLQISNRLETQMSGIDVAVRNANDGISIMQTAEGAMNETTNIMQRMRDLSLQASNGSNSQSERTAIQEEVTALNDELNRIAETTSFGGKKLLNGSFGSSSFQIGGSSGEAVQIGLKSMRTDDINMGGFSYVANGMASDLWEVKPDQNDMTMSFTDRFGQPQEITINAKEGDDIEELATYINGQTDLVSASVNDEGQLQIYMSGEDTAGTISFSGSLASELSMSAGYYESVDDINVTDVGGAQRAVSILDTAMKYVDSHRSELGAMQNRFDHAINNLENVHENLATSNSRIKDTDYAKESTQMLKQQILQQVSTTILAQAKQAPNLALTLLG is encoded by the coding sequence ATGGCTATAACTGTTAATACGAATGTCTCAGCGCTGGTGGCCCAGAGAAACCTCTCTAATGCCAACAACATGCTGAACCAATCTTTGGAGCGCTTGGCTTCAGGGAGCCGTATTAATAGTGCAAAAGACGATGCGGCGGGCTTGCAAATTTCGAATCGATTAGAAACACAGATGAGTGGCATTGATGTTGCTGTTCGAAATGCTAACGACGGTATTTCCATTATGCAGACCGCAGAAGGGGCGATGAATGAAACCACCAATATCATGCAGCGCATGCGGGATTTGTCACTACAAGCGAGTAACGGCTCGAATAGCCAATCGGAACGAACCGCGATCCAAGAGGAAGTGACCGCCTTAAATGATGAGTTAAATCGAATTGCAGAAACCACCTCATTTGGTGGTAAAAAACTTCTTAACGGTAGCTTTGGTAGCTCTTCATTTCAAATCGGTGGCAGTTCAGGTGAGGCTGTGCAGATCGGTTTAAAAAGCATGCGTACTGACGACATCAACATGGGTGGTTTTAGCTATGTTGCCAACGGCATGGCAAGTGACTTATGGGAAGTGAAGCCCGATCAGAATGATATGACAATGTCATTTACTGACCGTTTTGGTCAGCCACAAGAGATCACCATCAACGCGAAAGAAGGCGACGATATCGAAGAGTTGGCGACTTATATTAATGGTCAAACGGATCTCGTCTCTGCTTCCGTCAATGATGAAGGGCAGCTTCAGATCTATATGTCTGGTGAAGACACGGCAGGCACGATCTCTTTCTCAGGTTCGTTAGCCAGTGAGCTTTCGATGTCGGCGGGTTATTACGAGTCAGTCGATGACATCAATGTGACTGATGTAGGTGGTGCTCAGCGTGCAGTCTCTATTTTAGATACAGCGATGAAGTATGTAGATAGCCATCGTTCCGAACTCGGCGCAATGCAAAATCGCTTTGATCATGCTATCAATAACCTTGAAAATGTTCATGAGAACTTGGCGACATCAAATAGTCGTATTAAAGATACCGACTACGCCAAAGAAAGCACTCAGATGCTTAAGCAACAAATACTACAACAAGTCAGCACCACTATTTTGGCTCAAGCTAAGCAAGCTCCCAATCTAGCTTTAACGCTGCTAGGCTAA
- a CDS encoding flagellin yields the protein MAVNVNTNVSAMTAQRYLNNANSAQQTSMERLASGSKINSAKDDAAGLQISNRLNVQSRGLDVAVRNANDGISIAQTAEGAMNETTNILQRMRDLSLQSSNGSNSKSERVAIQEEVTALNDELNRIAETTSFGGNKLLNGTHGTKSFQIGADNGEAVMLQLKDMRSDNAQMGGKSYQTENAKDKDWNVQAGSNDLKLSFTDNFGQAQEIDINAKAGDDIEELATYINGQQDSVKASVTEDGKLQMFTGNNKVEGEVAFSGSLAGELGMQPGKDVTVDTIDVTSVGGAQESVAVIDAALKYVDSHRAELGAFQNRFDHAISNLDNINENVNASKSRIKDTDFAKETTQMTKSQILSQASSSILAQAKQAPNSALSLLG from the coding sequence ATGGCAGTGAATGTAAATACAAACGTTTCAGCGATGACAGCGCAACGTTACCTAAACAATGCTAATAGCGCACAACAAACATCGATGGAGCGCCTAGCTTCAGGCTCTAAAATCAACAGCGCAAAAGATGACGCTGCGGGCCTACAAATCTCTAACCGTTTGAACGTTCAGAGCCGCGGCCTTGATGTTGCTGTTCGTAACGCGAACGACGGTATCTCTATTGCACAAACTGCTGAAGGTGCAATGAATGAGACAACGAACATCCTGCAACGTATGCGTGATTTGTCTCTACAATCTTCAAATGGCTCAAACTCAAAATCTGAGCGTGTAGCGATTCAAGAAGAAGTAACAGCACTAAACGACGAACTAAACCGTATCGCAGAAACCACGTCTTTTGGTGGTAACAAACTGCTTAACGGTACTCACGGTACTAAATCATTCCAAATCGGTGCGGATAACGGTGAAGCGGTAATGCTTCAACTGAAAGACATGCGTTCTGATAACGCTCAGATGGGTGGTAAGAGCTACCAAACTGAGAACGCGAAAGACAAAGACTGGAACGTTCAAGCGGGTTCTAACGACCTGAAACTATCGTTCACCGACAACTTCGGCCAAGCGCAAGAAATCGACATCAACGCAAAAGCGGGTGACGATATCGAAGAGCTAGCAACGTACATCAACGGTCAACAAGATTCTGTGAAAGCGTCTGTAACTGAAGACGGTAAGCTACAAATGTTTACTGGTAACAACAAAGTTGAAGGCGAAGTGGCGTTCTCAGGTAGCCTAGCGGGTGAGCTTGGTATGCAACCTGGCAAAGACGTAACGGTTGATACTATCGACGTAACGTCAGTGGGTGGTGCACAAGAGTCTGTAGCAGTAATTGATGCGGCACTTAAGTACGTAGATAGCCACCGTGCTGAACTGGGTGCTTTCCAAAACCGTTTCGACCACGCTATCAGCAACTTAGACAACATTAACGAGAACGTTAACGCATCTAAGAGCCGTATTAAAGATACCGATTTTGCGAAAGAAACGACTCAGATGACTAAGTCTCAGATCCTTTCTCAAGCTTCAAGCTCGATTCTTGCTCAAGCGAAGCAAGCACCGAACTCGGCACTTAGCCTACTCGGTTAA